A single genomic interval of Nostoc commune NIES-4072 harbors:
- a CDS encoding GNAT family N-acetyltransferase, with amino-acid sequence MLIDVTTWYLEMLDPSQLRPTFSSNPKLTVIRAEIPCPELNRFLYQSVGGDWYWISRLNWSYESWLEYLNRPELHTWVAYLSGTPAGYVELEAQPGDNVEIAYFGLLRQFIGQSIGGHLLSVGVEKAWAMGAKRVWVHTCSLDSSHALANYQARGFQLYKEEIYQQELPEKPIGPWTGASG; translated from the coding sequence ATGTTAATTGATGTGACCACCTGGTATTTAGAAATGCTTGATCCAAGTCAGCTTCGTCCTACTTTTTCAAGCAATCCAAAACTTACGGTCATCCGTGCTGAGATTCCATGCCCTGAGTTAAATCGCTTTTTATACCAAAGCGTAGGTGGCGACTGGTATTGGATTAGCCGTTTAAACTGGAGCTACGAAAGCTGGTTAGAATATCTAAACCGTCCAGAACTCCACACCTGGGTAGCATATCTTTCAGGAACACCCGCAGGCTATGTTGAGCTAGAAGCACAACCAGGCGATAATGTTGAGATTGCCTACTTTGGTCTACTACGACAGTTTATCGGGCAGTCTATTGGTGGACATTTACTGAGTGTTGGTGTAGAAAAAGCTTGGGCAATGGGAGCAAAGCGAGTGTGGGTTCATACGTGTAGTTTGGATAGTAGTCATGCACTTGCTAATTACCAAGCAAGAGGTTTCCAACTCTACAAAGAGGAAATCTATCAGCAAGAACTACCAGAGAAACCGATTGGGCCTTGGACTGGTGCATCTGGTTGA
- the ribD gene encoding bifunctional diaminohydroxyphosphoribosylaminopyrimidine deaminase/5-amino-6-(5-phosphoribosylamino)uracil reductase RibD has protein sequence MDNSPVVAQADASLVNYTQESKHLVESTVGLNSPPKEKIGSDFDSRMMLRCLELARRALGRTSPNPLVGAVVVKDGEIVGEGFHPRAGEPHAEVFALRAAGDRARGATIYVSLEPCNHYGRTPPCSEGLIQAGVAKVVVGMVDPNPLVAGGGIARLRAAGIEVLVGVEESACHQLNEAFVHRILYKRPLGILKYAMTLDGKIATTSGHSAWVTSQEARTEVHQLRAACDAIIVGGNTVRQDNPYLTTRQVEAHNPLRVVMSRHLNLPENARLWQTADAPTLVLTEKGANPDFQELLLKQGVEVVELTSLTPDKAMAYLYERGFCSVLWECGGTLAASAIAQGAVQKVLAFIAPKIIGGSIAPTPVGDLGFTTMTEALSLERVRWRVVGSDCLVEGYFPQKANSQ, from the coding sequence ATGGATAATTCCCCAGTGGTCGCTCAAGCAGATGCATCCTTAGTAAATTACACTCAGGAAAGTAAACATCTAGTGGAGTCAACAGTTGGATTGAATTCACCACCAAAGGAAAAAATCGGAAGTGACTTTGACTCTCGCATGATGCTGCGGTGTTTGGAACTGGCTCGCCGCGCTTTAGGACGGACTTCGCCAAATCCGCTAGTGGGAGCGGTGGTTGTCAAGGATGGCGAGATTGTCGGCGAAGGGTTTCATCCTCGTGCAGGTGAGCCTCATGCAGAAGTGTTTGCCTTGAGAGCAGCAGGCGATCGCGCTCGTGGTGCAACAATCTATGTGTCACTAGAACCTTGCAATCACTACGGGCGTACTCCCCCGTGTTCAGAAGGATTGATCCAAGCAGGAGTGGCAAAAGTAGTGGTGGGTATGGTTGATCCCAATCCACTAGTAGCTGGAGGTGGTATTGCCCGTTTACGTGCGGCGGGGATCGAGGTGTTGGTAGGAGTAGAAGAATCAGCTTGTCATCAGCTAAATGAAGCTTTTGTGCATCGCATTCTCTACAAACGACCTTTAGGAATTTTAAAATATGCCATGACTTTAGATGGCAAAATTGCTACTACCTCTGGTCACAGCGCCTGGGTAACAAGCCAAGAAGCCCGCACTGAAGTACATCAGCTGCGGGCGGCTTGCGATGCAATAATTGTCGGCGGTAATACAGTTCGCCAAGATAATCCTTACTTAACCACCCGTCAGGTGGAAGCACATAATCCCCTGCGGGTGGTGATGAGTCGCCATCTCAACTTACCGGAAAATGCCCGTCTGTGGCAAACTGCGGATGCTCCAACTTTGGTGTTGACAGAGAAGGGTGCTAATCCCGACTTCCAAGAACTGTTGCTCAAGCAGGGAGTGGAGGTGGTGGAATTAACATCACTTACACCAGATAAGGCTATGGCGTACTTGTATGAGCGCGGTTTTTGTAGCGTCTTGTGGGAATGTGGTGGAACCTTAGCTGCTAGTGCGATCGCTCAAGGAGCAGTACAAAAAGTTTTAGCATTTATTGCCCCGAAAATCATTGGTGGTAGCATTGCTCCCACACCTGTGGGCGATTTAGGTTTTACTACCATGACTGAGGCTTTGTCATTAGAACGTGTTCGTTGGCGTGTAGTCGGCTCTGACTGCTTAGTGGAAGGTTATTTTCCCCAAAAAGCCAATAGTCAATAG